In a genomic window of Phragmites australis chromosome 14, lpPhrAust1.1, whole genome shotgun sequence:
- the LOC133890488 gene encoding leucine-rich repeat receptor-like serine/threonine-protein kinase At1g17230, whose translation MTAAMASPVARRLLLPVVVLFAVLATAAGVEEVEGGAAALREFKRALLDVDGRLSSWGGAGADPCGWAGIACSGGGEVTVITLHGLNLHGELSAAVCALPRLAVLNVSKNALSGPIPTGLAACRTLEVLDISTNALHGAVPPELCALRALRRLLLSENLLFGEIPAAIGNLTALEELEIYSNNLTGRIPTSIRALQRLRVIRAGLNDLSGPIPVELTECASLEVLGLAQNKLAGTLPRELSRLKNLTTLILWQNALSGEVPPELGNCTNLQMLALNDNAFTGGVPMELGALPSLAKLYIYRNQLDGTIPPELGNLQSALEIDLSENKLIGVIPGELGRIPTLRLLYLFENRLQGTIPPELGQLSSIRRIDLSINNLTGTIPVDFQNLGSLEYLELFDNQLHGAIPPLLGANSNLSVLDLSDNQLTGSIPRHLCKYHKLMFLSLGSNHLVGNIPPGVKACRTLTQLRLGGNMLTGSLPVELSLLQNLSSLEMNQNQFSGPIPPEIGKFRSIERLILSSNYFVGQIPADIGNLTELVAFNISSNQLTGPIPRQLARCTKLQRLDLSRNSLTGVIPQELGALVNLEQLKLSDNSLNGTIPRSFGGLSRLTELQMGGNSLSGHVPVELGELTSLQIALNVSHNMLSGEIPTQLGNLHMLVYLYLNNNQLEGEVPSSFSMLSSLLECNLSYNNLVGPLPSTPFFEHLDSSSFLGNNGLCGIKGKACQGSSVSSYSSKEAAAQKKRFLREKIISIASIVIAFVSLMLIAVVCWALRAKIPELVSSEERKTGFSSPHYFMKEQVTYQELMKATDCFSESAVIGRGACGTVYKAVMPDGRKIAVKKLKSQGEGSTIDRSFRAEINTLGNVKHRNIVKLYGFCSHQDSNLILYEFMANGSLGELLHGSKDAYLLDWDTRYRIALGAAEGLRYLHSDCKPQVIHRDIKSNNILLDEMMEAHVGDFGLAKLIDMSNSRTMSAVAGSYGYIAPEYAFTMKVTEKCDVYSFGVVLLELLTGQSPIQPLEKGGDLVNLVRRMMSSMTPNSEVFDSKLNLNSRLVVEEMSLVLKIASFCTNESPFDRPTMREVISMLIDARASSYDSFSSPASEAPTEDDSSLKLKRLI comes from the exons ATGACGGCCGCAATGGCGTCGCCCGTGGCGCGGCGGCTCTTGCTCCCGGTGGTGGTTCTATTTGCGGTCCTCGCCACGGCGGCGGGGGTGGAAGAGGTGGAGGGCGGAGCGGCGGCGCTGCGGGAGTTCAAGCGCGCGCTGCTGGACGTGGACGGGCGCCTCTCGAGctggggcggcgcgggcgcggacCCGTGCGGGTGGGCCGGCATTGCTtgctccggcggcggcgaggtgacGGTCATAACGCTCCACGGCCTCAACCTCCACGGCGAACTCTCCGCCGCCGTCTGCGCGCTCCCGCGCCTCGCCGTCCTCAACGTCTCCAAGAACGCGCTCTCCGGCCCCATCCCCACCGGCCTCGCCGCCTGCCGCACGCTCGAGGTCCTCGACATCAGCACCAACGCCCTCCACGGCGCCGTCCCACCGGAGCTCTGCGCCCTGCGGGCCCTGCGCCGGCTCTTGCTCAGCGAGAATCTGCTCTTCGGCGAGATCCCCGCCGCCATCGGCAACCTTACCGCCCTCGAGGAGCTCGAAATCTACAGCAACAACCTCACCGGCAGGATCCCCACCTCCATCCGCGCGCTCCAGCGCCTCCGCGTCATCCGCGCGGGCCTCAACGACCTCTCCGGCCCCATCCCCGTCGAGCTCACCGAGTGCGCGAGCCTCGAGGTGCTCGGGCTCGCCCAGAACAAACTCGCCGGGACGCTGCCCCGCGAGCTATCCCGCCTCAAGAACCTCACCACATTGATCTTGTGGCAAAATGCCCTCTCCGGCGAGGTCCCGCCGGAGCTCGGGAACTGCACCAACCTCCAGATGCTCGCCTTGAACGACAACGCCTTCACCGGCGGCGTCCCCATGGAGCTCGGGGCGCTGCCGTCGCTCGCCAAGCTGTACATTTACCGGAACCAGCTCGACGGCACCATCCCACCGGAGCTCGGGAACCTGCAGAGCGCACTGGAGATTGACCTCTCGGAGAACAAGCTCATCGGCGTCATCCCTGGCGAGCTCGGCCGGATACCAACGCTCCGGCTGCTCTACCTCTTCGAGAACCGTCTCCAAGGTACCATCCCGCCGGAGCTCGGCCAGCTGAGCAGCATAAGAAGGATTGACCTGTCCATCAACAACCTCACCGGCACAATTCCGGTGGACTTTCAGAACCTGGGCAGTTTGGAGTACTTGGAGCTCTTCGACAACCAACTCCATGGTGCCATCCCTCCGTTGCTGGGGGCCAACAGCAACCTCTCGGTGCTCGATTTGTCGGACAACCAGCTGACAGGGAGCATCCCTCGTCACCTTTGCAAGTACCACAAGCTCATGTTCTTGAGCCTTGGGTCGAACCACCTCGTCGGCAACATCCCTCCAGGAGTGAAGGCTTGCAGAACTCTGACGCAGCTCCGATTGGGGGGCAACATGCTGACCGGGAGCCTCCCTGTCGAACTGTCGCTGCTGCAGAACCTGTCATCGCTTGAAATGAACCAGAACCAGTTCTCCGGTCCAATACCGCCTGAGATTGGCAAGTTCAGGAGCATAGAGAGGCTGATCTTGTCCAGCAATTACTTTGTCGGACAGATCCCTGCTGACATTGGAAACCTGACGGAGCTTGTTGCCTTCAACATTTCATCGAACCAGTTGACTGGGCCGATTCCTCGTCAGCTAGCACGGTGTACAAAGCTTCAGAGGCTTGATCTCAGCAGAAACTCTCTCACTGGAGTAATTCCTCAGGAGCTCGGTGCGCTAGTGAACCTGGAGCAGCTGAAGCTATCAGACAACAGTCTGAATGGAACCATTCCAAGAAGTTTTGGAGGCCTTTCACGGCTCACTGAGCTGCAGATGGGAGGCAACAGTCTGTCTGGTCATGTCCCGGTTGAGCTTGGCGAGCTCACTTCCCTTCAGATTGCTCTAAATGTAAGTCACAACATGCTGTCTGGTGAGATCCCTACACAGCTAGGCAATTTGCACATGCTGGTGTACCTGTACTTGAACAACAATCAACTTGAAGGAGAAGTTCCTTCCTCGTTCAGTATGCTTTCCAGCCTCCTGGAGTGCAACCTTTCTTACAACAATCTCGTCGGGCCACTTCCCAGCACCCCATTTTTCGAGCACCTGGACAGCAGCAGTTTCCTTGGGAACAATGGACTTTGTGGTATCAAAGGGAAAGCGTGTCAAGGTTCATCAGTGTCATCCTActcaagcaaggaagcagcagcgCAGAAGAAGCGCTTTCTCAGGGAGAAGATCATCAGCATTGCCTCCATTGTCATTGCATTCGTTTCATTGATGCTGATTGCAGTTGTTTGCTGGGCCTTGAGAGCCAAGATACCGGAGCTTGTATCAAGTGAAGAGCGCAAGACTGGGTTTTCCAGTCCTCACTACTTCATGAAGGAACAGGTGACCTATCAGGAGCTTATGAAAGCAACCGATTGCTTTTCAGAGAGTGCTGTGATTGGAAGGGGTGCTTGTGGCACAGTCTATAAGGCTGTCATGCCTGATGGCCGGAAAATTGCAGTCAAGAAGCTGAAGTCTCAAGGAGAAGGTTCCACCATCGACAGAAGCTTCCGAGCTGAGATAAACACACTTGGAAATGTCAAGCACCGCAACATTGTCAAGCTTTATGGCTTCTGCTCCCATCAGGACTCCAATCTGATCCTGTATGAGTTCATGGCAAATGGTAgccttggagagttgcttcATGGCAGCAAGGATGCCTATCTACTGGACTGGGACACACGTTACCGGATTGCTCTGGGGGCTGCTGAAGGCCTGCGGTATCTTCACAGTGATTGCAAACCGCAGGTCATTCACCGTGATATCAAATCGAACAACATACTACTCGATGAGATGATGGAGGCTCATGTGGGGGATTTTGGTTTGGCAAAACTTATCGACATGTCCAACTCCAGAACAATGTCTGCTGTTGCCGGTTCATATGGCTACATTGCACCAG AGTATGCCTTCACCATGAAGGTCACTGAAAAGTGTGATGTTTATAGTTTTGGAGTGGTTTTGTTGGAACTATTGACTGGGCAATCTCCAATTCAGCCTCTTGAGAAAGGAGGAGATCTTGTCAATTTGGTAAGGCGGATGATGAGCAGTATGACACCAAATTCAGAAGTGTTTGACAGCAAACTGAATCTGAACTCAAGGTTAGTTGTAGAAGAAATGTCACTGGTGCTAAAAATTGCGTCGTTCTGCACCAATGAGTCACCCTTTGACAGACCTACCATGAGAGAAGTCATATCCATGCTGATCGACGCTCGAGCATCCTCCTATGACTCATTTTCATCGCCAGCATCGGAGGCGCCTACAGAAGATGATTCTTCTTTGAAACTTAAGAG GCTGATATAA
- the LOC133890489 gene encoding transcription factor PCF6-like — protein MEATGGEGRKRGRVKEADGEEAQADAKRRMALTPWAQQHPSSRIYRVSRASGGKDRHSKVYTAKGIRDRRVRLSVATAIQFYDLQDRLGYDQPSKAIEWLIKAAAAAIDKLPSLDAAAGFPSHPASAAAKDAAPEGAADQGSLHDQQQQLTRSGCSSTSETSKGSVLSLSRSENRVKARERARERSAVARDKDKEPGDDAATGRRAAASTSAQAASFTELLTGMAAATAPAVAEHKQQQSSSWQPMAVSETADYIGFAQPQKAGHALAHTFASPAPHLGNIAPLSMAPAQHFGLAGGAVTVATGGAGGEPHAEMTQFSFLQDHFMPVHAVAASGPAGDYNLNFSMSSSLVGVNSRGTLQSNSQPHLSGNHHHQLQRLSTPLDAPNIPFLFSPAAAATTLSMAESQLAAFQLWNGFQHADMKEKGKN, from the coding sequence ATGGAGGCCACCGGCGGGGAGGGGCGCAAGCGGGGCCGGGTGAAGGAAGCCGACGGCGAGGAGGCGCAGGCGGACGCCAAGCGGCGGATGGCGCTCACGCCGTGGGCACAGCAGCACCCGTCGTCGCGGATCTACCGCGTCTCGCGGGCGTCGGGGGGAAAGGACCGCCACAGCAAGGTGTACACGGCCAAGGGCATCCGAGACCGCCGGGTCCGCCTCTCCGTCGCCACCGCCATCCAGTTCTACGACCTGCAGGACCGCCTCGGCTACGACCAGCCCAGCAAGGCCATCGAGTGGCTCATCAAAGCCGCCGCGGCAGCCATCGACAAGCTGCCCTCGCTCGACGCCGCCGCCGGGTTCCCCTCCCACCCCGCGTCCGCCGCCGCCAAGGATGCGGCGCCGGAGGGCGCTGCGGACCAAGGTTCCCTGCAcgaccagcagcagcagctcacgAGATCGGGGTGCAGCAGCACGTCGGAGACCAGCAAGGGCTCCGTGCTCTCGCTCTCCCGCTCCGAGAATCGAGTCAAGGCCAGGGAGCGCGCGCGCGAGCGGAGCGCCGTCGCGAGGGACAAGGACAAGGAACCTGGCGACGACGCCGCCACCGGGAGACGCGCCGCGGCCAGCACATCGGCGCAGGCGGCTTCCTTCACGGAGCTGCTCACGGGGATGGCCGCGGCCACCGCCCCCGCCGTTGCCGAGCACAAGCAGCAGCAGTCGTCCTCGTGGCAGCCGATGGCTGTCTCCGAGACGGCCGACTACATCGGGTTCGCGCAGCCCCAGAAAGCCGGGCACGCGTTGGCGCACACCTTTGCCTCCCCCGCTCCCCACCTGGGCAACATTGCGCCGCTCTCCATGGCGCCGGCGCAGCATTTCGGCTTGGCGGGTGGTGCCGTCACCGTCGCCACGGGCGGCGCCGGAGGTGAGCCGCACGCGGAGATGACGCAGTTCTCTTTCTTGCAGGACCACTTCATGCCCGTCCACGCGGTGGCGGCGTCAGGTCCCGCCGGAGACTACAACCTCAACTTCTCCATGTCCTCGAGTCTTGTGGGCGTCAACAGTAGGGGGACCCTTCAGTCCAATTCACAGCCGCACCTCTCcggcaaccaccaccaccagctccAGAGGCTGTCTACTCCACTGGACGCTCCAAACATACCCTTCCTGTTCAGCCCGGCCGCTGCTGCGACCACGCTGTCCATGGCGGAGAGCCAGTTGGCCGCTTTCCAGCTCTGGAACGGGTTCCAGCACGCAGACATGAAGGAGAAGGGCAAGAACTGA